In Clostridium thermosuccinogenes, the genomic stretch ATTTACCCTGGATGAGGCATTGGAGGCAGCCAATGAGCTGGGGTATCCCGTACTTGTCCGGCCTTCCTATGTCCTCGGCGGGCAGGGCATGGAAATTGCATATAATGACAAGGATATCACCGAATTTATGGAGATCATAAACAGGACAAAGCAGGAGCATCCGATTCTCATTGATAAATACATGATGGGAAAGGAAATTGAGGTGGATGCTATCTGCGACGGTGAAGACATACTGATTCCGGGAATAATGGAGCATGTGGAAAGAGCAGGAGTCCATTCCGGGGACAGCATATCGGTATATCCTCCTCAGACTATAGACGGCAAAACCCAGGAAGTTATCGTGGAGTATACCCGTAAGCTGGCCAGAGCGCTGCATGTGGTGGGCCTGGTGAATATACAGTATGTGCTGTATAACGATACTCTGTATGTGATAGAAGTCAATCCCCGTTCCAGCAGAACCGTACCTTATATCAGCAAGGTGACAGGGATACCTATGGTGAAAATGGCCACAAAAATAATGATGGGTAAGAAGCTTAAGGATTTTGAATTTGGTACAGGGTTATACAAGGAATCCGGTTATGTAGCGGTAAAAGTTCCCGTTTTTTCCTTTGAAAAGCTGCATGATGTGGATATCAGCTTAGGCCCTGAAATGAAATCCACCGGGGAAGTCCTGGGCATAGCAAAGAACTTCCATGAAGCCTTGTATAAAGGAATTATCGCTTCGGGCATGAAACTTCCCAGGAACGGTGGGGATATTCTTATGACGGTCCGGGATACGGATAAACTGGAACTGGTGCCTATAGCAGAAGGTTTTGAAAAACTGGGATTTAAGCTCTGGGCCACAGGCAAAACGGCAAAGACGCTGAACGCCCACGGCGTTGCCACAAATGCTGTAAGGAAAATTGATGAAGGGGAGAATAACATACTGGATCTCATACAGTCCGGCAAGGTTGTCCTGGTGATCAATACCCCTACCAGGGGTAGAAAACCCGACAGGGATGGTTTTAAAATCCGGCGCAAGGCTGTGGAAATGTCAATACCGTGCCTGACTTCTCTGGACACGGCAAAAGCGGTACTGGAATGCTTGAAGCTGGGCAGGGATGAAAGGGATTTTGACGTGGTTAACATTAGAGTATTCCAACAGGAGTAACAAAGAGTAAGTTTATCCTTACCTGCCATAATTCAAAGGAGAAGATATCATGGAGGAAGTTGGCATGGCTAAAATACTGAAAGAGAAGATTATTTCGGTGGAGGAAATTGGCCCGGAGGTGTTTAAAATGACCATAGAATCCGGATATGTTTCAGAAAAGGCTTCGCCGGGGCAATTTGTAAATGTGAAATGCGGCGACGGGTCAAATCCCCTTCTTCGCCGTCCCATTAGTATATGCGATGTTGACAGGAAAGCAGGAACCTTTGACCTGGTTTTTCAGGTTAGAGGCGCCGGTACCGGTATTTTGAGCACAAAAAAACCCGGGGACGAAATTGATATGATTGCTCCCTTGGGAAGAGGCTTCGGTATTCCCGAAGGTGCTAAAAAAATCGGAGTGGTCGGCGGGGGAATAGGCATATTCCCTCTGCTGTTTCTTCTAAAGGAAAGGAAGGCTATAGCAGCCAAAGAAAATGAGCCTTTAGAGAGCATAGCTTTTCTGGGTTTCAGAAATGCAGAGAATATAATACTTCAAAGGGAATTTGAAAAGGTTGCGGACAGGCTGCTGATATCCACAGATGACGGCAGCGAAGGATATCACGGATTTATAACCGACCTTCTGGAAAGGGAGCTGGAAAGAACGAAGCTGGACGTGGTTTACACCTGCGGACCTAAACCCATGATGAAAAGAGTTATTAAAATTGCTGCCGAAAGAAACATCCGATGCCAGGTATCCCTGGAAGAGAGGATGGGATGCGGCATAGGAGCATGTCTTGTATGCGCTTGCAAGACAAAACTGGGGGATGGATGGGAGTACAGTCATGTCTGCAAGGATGGGCCGGTATTCTGGAGCGATGAAGTAATGCTGGAGTAGGCAATACAGGCTTTTAAGCATCACCCCTTGGCATTATCAGATGTAGAAAGGCTGATACGGAGGTAAATATGGCCGATTTAAGAGTGAATATATGCGGAATAGAATTCAAAAATCCTGTAATAGCGGCTTCCGGGACCTTTGGCTTTGGACGGGAGTATTCTGAATTTATAGATTTGAACAGGCTGGGAGGAGTGTCTGTAAAGGGACTTACTCTAAAGCCCAGGCCGGGAAATCCTCCCCCCAGGATAGCAGAGACTCCCTCAGGCATTTTAAACAGCGTTGGGCTGCAAAATCCCGGCGTGGATGCTTTTATAAGGGATGAAATCCCTTTCTTGAGGAAATATGATACCAAGATCATAGCTAACATCGCCGGAAGCACGATTGAGGACTATTGCAAAATGGCGGAAATTCTGGGGGATGAGGACATAGATGCAGTGGAGCTGAACGTTTCATGTCCCAATGTGAAAGCGGGATG encodes the following:
- a CDS encoding dihydroorotate dehydrogenase electron transfer subunit; protein product: MAKILKEKIISVEEIGPEVFKMTIESGYVSEKASPGQFVNVKCGDGSNPLLRRPISICDVDRKAGTFDLVFQVRGAGTGILSTKKPGDEIDMIAPLGRGFGIPEGAKKIGVVGGGIGIFPLLFLLKERKAIAAKENEPLESIAFLGFRNAENIILQREFEKVADRLLISTDDGSEGYHGFITDLLERELERTKLDVVYTCGPKPMMKRVIKIAAERNIRCQVSLEERMGCGIGACLVCACKTKLGDGWEYSHVCKDGPVFWSDEVMLE